One window of Ammospiza nelsoni isolate bAmmNel1 chromosome 12, bAmmNel1.pri, whole genome shotgun sequence genomic DNA carries:
- the LOC132078592 gene encoding P2Y purinoceptor 1-like — protein sequence MAADALSTWPGNGTRALCPVDSAFAQRFLPAVYLTVIPLGLLGNGLGLWHLCTGPREGARQPLSLLVGNLGLADLLYVSTLPFLVSYYRQGRVWIFGQPWCRITRSLFHVNLYASIGFLSCISIHRYLGIVHPLKVRGRCRGAASSVWLSVAVWLWVIAQIAPDLAFSKADGNRTVCHDTTGQEHLHVYLPYTFAVTVTGFVIPFLIIIGCYCHVVFVLCRNDSVDASLRRRSIGLVILVMVLFSICFLPYHIFRNLNLFFRWRPPGSCTQASKDVYVSYQVTRGLASLNSALNPLLYVITSKDWRSRMRSISQSARQCLRPPFRSKTSGQAAEEKRNDILCKGEASNKL from the coding sequence ATGGCCGCGGACGCTCTCTCCACGTGGCCCGGCAATGGCACTCGGGCTCTTTGCCCCGTGGATTCCGCCTTCGCCCAGCGCTTCCTGCCCGCCGTGTACCTGACCGTGAttcccctggggctgctgggcaacgggctggggctgtggcaccTGTGCACGGGGCCCCGGGAGGGTGCCCgccagcccctgagcctgctggtGGGCAACCTGGGGCTGGCCGACCTGCTCTATGTCAGCACCCTGCCCTTCCTCGTCAGCTACTACCGCCAAGGCAGAGTGTGGATCTTCGGGCAGCCCTGGTGCCGCATCACCCGCAGCCTCTTCCACGTCAACCTGTACGCCAGCATCGGCTTCCTCAGCTGCATCAGCATCCACCGCTACCTGGGCATCGTGCACCCGCTGAAGGTGCGAGGCAGGTGCCGGGGTGCCGCCTCCTCCGTGTGGCTCAGCGTGGCGGTGTGGCTCTGGGTCATCGCACAGATAGCTCCCGACCTCGCCTTCAGCAAGGCGGACGGCAACAGGACGGTGTGCCACGACACGACAGGACAGGAGCACCTGCACGTTTACTTGCCCTACACCTTTGCTGTCACCGTGACGGGCTTTGTCATCCCGTTCCTCATCATCATCGGCTGCTACTGCCACGTGGTGTTCGTGCTCTGCAGGAATGACAGCGTGGACGCCAGCCTCAGGAGGAGAAGCATCGGGCTGGTGATTCTCGTCATGGTTCTCTTTTCCATCTGCTTCCTCCCCTACCACATCTTCAGAAACCTCAACTTGTTTTTTCGCTGGCGGCCACCAGGGTCCTGCACACAGGCTTCAAAGGATGTCTATGTTTCCTACCAGGTGACTCGGGGCCTGGCCAGCCTCAACAGTGCCCTCAACCCCCTGCTCTATGTGATCACCAGCAAAGACTGGAGGTCACGAATGAGAAGCATCAGCCAAAGTGCCAGACAGTGTCTGAGGCCACCCTTCCGGAGCAAAACCTCTGGCCAGGCAGCTGAGGAGAAGAGGAACGACATTCTTTGTAAGGGGGAGGCTTCTAACAAGCTCTGA
- the KCNK15 gene encoding potassium channel subfamily K member 15, with product MKRQNLRTAALILCIFSYLLVGAAVFDALESEAESGRKRLLEQKRGELRRKYRFSADDYRELERLVLQAEPHRAGRQWKFAGSFYFAITVITTIGYGHAAPGTDAGKVFCMFYAILGIPLTLVMFQSLGERMNTVVRLLLKKIKKCLGMRTTHVSMENMVLVGFLSCMGTLCIGAAAFSYFEGWTFFHAYYYCFITLTTIGFGDFVALQKNEALQKKPPYVAFSFMYILVGLTVIGAFLNLVVLRFLTMNSEDERRDAEERASLRRARNNIHLKPKEDSRSSNAIFLPAEDRTSQMNLIPLVQEEAERQRRQSAVSAAEVPSFCTCLCYRPQVCGSPAPSHPETLSCHTNPVYYNSISYKIDEVSLSTRGQTGSSPGSTLSSSSPRCRQHPRLRRRSI from the exons ATGAAGCGGCAGAACCTGCGCACGGCCGCGCTCATCCTCTGCATCTTCTCCTACCTGCTGGTGGGCGCCGCGGTCTTCGATGCGCTGGAGTCGGAGGCGGAGAGCGGCCGCAAGcggctgctggagcagaagcGCGGGGAGCTGCGGAGGAAGTACCGCTTCTCCGCCGACGATTACCGGGAGCTGGAGCGGCTGGTGCTGCAGGCCGAGCCGCACCGCGCCGGCCGCCAGTGGAAGTTCGCCGGCTCCTTCTACTTCGCCATCACGGTCATCACCACCATCG GTTATGGACACgctgctccaggcacagatGCTGGCAAAGTCTTCTGCATGTTCTACGCCATCCTGGGCATCCCCCTGACGCTGGTCATGTTCCAGAGCCTGGGGGAGCGCATGAACACCGTCGTGAGGCTGCTGCTCAAGAAGATCAAGAAGTGTTTGGGTATGAGGACAACCCATGTGTCCATGGAGAACATGGTCCTGGTGGGCTTTCTGTCCTGCATGGGCACCCTGTGCATCGGCGCCGCAGCCTTCTCTTATTTCGAGGGCTGGACTTTCTTCCACGCCTACTACTACTGCTTCATCACCTTGACCACTATTGGCTTTGGAGACTTTGTGGCTCTGCAGAAGAACGAGGCTTTGCAGAAGAAGCCCCCGTACGTGGCTTTCAGCTTCATGTACATCCTGGTGGGCCTGACGGTCATCGGCGCCTTCCTCAACCTGGTGGTGCTGCGCTTCCTCACCATGAACTCGGAGGACGAGCGGCGCGACGCCGAGGAGCGAGCCTCGCTCAGGAGAGCCCGCAACAACATCCACCTCAAGCCCAAAGAGGACAGCCGCAGCAGCAACGCCATTTTTCTCCCCGCAGAGGACAGGACGAGCCAGATGAACCTGATACCgctggtgcaggaggaggcCGAGAGGCAGCGGCGGCAGTCGGCCGTGTCTGCGGCCGAGGTGCCGTCCTTCTGCACCTGCCTGTGCTACAGGCCCCAGGTGTGCGGCAGCCCGGCGCCCTCCCACCCCGAGACCCTGAGCTGCCACACCAACCCCGTGTACTACAACTCCATTTCCTACAAAATCGACGAGGTGTCCCTGAGCACGCGGGGACAGACCGGCTCTTCCCCGGGGAGCACTTTGTCCTCCAGCAGCCCCCGCTGCCGGCAGCACCCCCGGCTGCGGAGGAGATCCATCTAG